A stretch of the uncultured Desulfobacter sp. genome encodes the following:
- the hutH gene encoding histidine ammonia-lyase has product MNDPVSLNGQNLTLGQLVDIARDGKTVAVSKNSESRIKKARALVEQWVKAGKRIYGVTTGFGALSNVSISFEDTKTLQRNILLSHAAGVGTGMDDDVVRAMMALRINDFCRGNSGLRLETIKTLSRILNAGIIPVVPEKGSVGASGDLVPMAHLSLVLIGEGEAVVGGVRMPGGQALAANNIEPLELGAGEGLALINGTQFMLALGCLALHDALNLCKHADIAASMSLETLMGTRSAFDPRIHNARPHLGQMKAASDMMKITQNSEIISSHRDCSRIQDAYTLRCSPQVHGASWDAFNYVERVIRVEMNASTENPLIFPESGEFLSGGNFHGQPLALACDFLGIAIAELANISERRVERLVNPQLSGLPAFLVKDTGLNSGFMIAQYVAASLVSENKVLAHPACVDSIPTSANKEDHVSMGATAARKCRDIVENSEQVIAIELLCGAQAIDTFTNLKAGKGTMAAYETIRSRVPCMTKDRFLSADIAAVRTLLHSGRIVRAVEDAVGKLY; this is encoded by the coding sequence ATGAATGATCCTGTTTCGCTCAATGGGCAGAATCTTACCCTTGGTCAACTGGTCGATATTGCCAGGGACGGCAAAACCGTTGCTGTTTCCAAAAATTCCGAAAGCCGGATTAAAAAGGCCCGTGCCCTGGTGGAACAATGGGTGAAAGCCGGCAAGCGTATTTATGGCGTGACCACGGGATTCGGGGCCTTGTCCAATGTGAGTATTTCATTTGAGGATACAAAAACGTTGCAGCGCAATATCCTTTTATCCCATGCCGCAGGTGTGGGTACCGGCATGGATGATGATGTGGTCAGGGCAATGATGGCATTGCGGATTAATGATTTTTGTCGGGGAAATTCAGGACTGCGCCTTGAAACCATAAAAACACTTTCCCGGATTCTCAATGCCGGTATCATTCCTGTGGTGCCTGAAAAGGGGTCGGTGGGTGCCAGTGGGGATCTTGTGCCCATGGCCCACCTGTCTTTGGTGCTCATCGGCGAAGGAGAGGCCGTTGTCGGCGGGGTGCGCATGCCCGGTGGTCAGGCCTTGGCCGCAAACAATATTGAACCTTTGGAGCTAGGCGCAGGGGAAGGGCTTGCGCTGATTAACGGTACCCAATTCATGCTTGCTTTGGGGTGTCTTGCCCTTCATGATGCGTTAAATCTTTGTAAACATGCCGATATTGCCGCTTCCATGAGTCTTGAAACCCTTATGGGTACACGCTCTGCCTTTGATCCAAGAATTCATAATGCACGGCCCCATTTAGGGCAGATGAAAGCGGCCTCCGATATGATGAAGATCACCCAGAATTCTGAAATCATCTCCTCCCACAGGGACTGTTCCAGAATTCAGGATGCCTATACCTTGCGGTGTTCCCCCCAGGTACATGGCGCATCCTGGGATGCATTCAATTATGTGGAACGGGTGATCCGGGTCGAGATGAACGCCTCCACGGAAAATCCGTTGATTTTTCCGGAATCCGGAGAATTCCTTTCCGGGGGCAACTTTCACGGCCAGCCCTTGGCCTTGGCCTGTGATTTTTTAGGCATTGCCATCGCCGAGCTTGCAAATATTTCCGAGCGCCGGGTTGAGCGCTTGGTCAATCCCCAGCTCTCTGGACTTCCTGCCTTTCTGGTCAAGGATACAGGGCTCAATTCGGGATTTATGATTGCCCAATATGTTGCCGCTTCCCTGGTCTCTGAAAACAAGGTGCTTGCACACCCGGCCTGCGTGGACTCCATTCCCACCTCGGCTAACAAAGAGGATCATGTCTCCATGGGCGCTACGGCCGCACGCAAATGCCGGGACATCGTGGAGAACTCCGAGCAGGTCATTGCCATTGAACTTTTATGCGGTGCCCAGGCGATCGATACGTTCACAAATCTTAAGGCCGGCAAAGGAACGATGGCCGCTTATGAAACCATTCGCAGCAGAGTGCCGTGCATGACAAAGGACCGATTTTTGTCAGCGGATATTGCCGCCGTTCGAACACTTTTGCACAGCGGCCGGATTGTTCGGGCTGTGGAGGATGCTGTGGGTAAACTCTATTAG
- a CDS encoding mannose-1-phosphate guanylyltransferase/mannose-6-phosphate isomerase: MIYPVILAGGSGTRLWPMSRSLYPKQLINLYNAHTMLQNTLLRLSGLNDLGAPVVICNENHRFMTAEQIRRIDINDFKIILEPAARNTAPAIALAALILDGKPKSEHQDDPVMLVLPADHEIKNIEAFHAIIESGEQLARQGKLVTFGIVPSSPETGYGYIKKGDRVDSSNPAFMIDRFVEKPDYETAVSYLESGDFCWNSGMFMFKASAVISELGAFAPDMLEKCRTAIKHGTMDLDFFRVDKAAFEAIVEDSIDYAVMEKTANGVVIPLDAGWNDLGSFDALWQTGDKDEHNNVTSGDVLVHNVTDTYIHSDSRLVAAVGLEKFVIVDTKDAVLVAPRDQVQDVKKIVAQLKSQNRMEAVCHAKVYRPWGDYETIDMADRYQVKRITVKPGAKLSLQKHYHRAEHWTVVSGTAIVTKGTEEILLKEDQSIYIPLGTMHRLENPGKIPLELIEVQSGPYLGEDDIVRFDDVYGRGKESDTK, encoded by the coding sequence ATGATTTATCCTGTTATTTTGGCCGGCGGTTCCGGGACCCGGCTGTGGCCTATGTCCAGGTCTTTGTATCCCAAGCAGCTTATTAATTTGTACAATGCGCATACCATGCTGCAAAATACCCTTTTACGGTTATCAGGCCTTAATGACCTCGGCGCGCCGGTGGTTATATGCAATGAGAACCACAGATTCATGACTGCGGAACAAATCCGCCGGATTGATATCAACGATTTTAAAATCATTCTTGAACCGGCTGCCAGGAATACGGCCCCCGCTATTGCGCTGGCAGCTTTGATACTTGATGGTAAGCCCAAGTCCGAGCATCAGGATGACCCTGTGATGCTGGTACTGCCCGCAGACCATGAAATTAAAAATATTGAAGCCTTTCATGCCATCATTGAGTCGGGTGAGCAACTGGCCCGGCAAGGAAAACTGGTCACCTTCGGTATCGTTCCCTCATCACCGGAAACAGGCTATGGGTATATCAAAAAAGGAGATCGCGTTGACAGTTCAAATCCGGCCTTTATGATTGACCGGTTTGTGGAAAAACCCGATTATGAAACAGCGGTATCCTATCTTGAATCGGGCGATTTCTGCTGGAATTCAGGCATGTTCATGTTCAAGGCCTCTGCTGTTATTTCCGAACTTGGGGCTTTTGCCCCGGACATGCTTGAAAAGTGTCGCACAGCGATTAAGCATGGCACTATGGATTTAGATTTCTTCAGGGTGGATAAAGCAGCATTTGAGGCCATTGTCGAGGATTCCATTGATTACGCCGTTATGGAGAAAACAGCAAACGGGGTTGTCATTCCCCTTGATGCCGGATGGAATGATTTGGGCTCCTTTGATGCCTTGTGGCAGACCGGGGACAAGGATGAACACAATAATGTGACCAGCGGCGATGTGTTGGTGCACAATGTCACGGATACGTACATTCATTCCGACAGTCGTCTTGTGGCAGCCGTGGGCCTTGAAAAATTTGTAATTGTAGACACCAAGGATGCTGTGCTGGTGGCCCCCAGAGATCAGGTTCAGGATGTCAAAAAAATAGTTGCCCAGCTGAAGTCCCAGAACAGAATGGAAGCGGTTTGTCATGCCAAAGTTTACCGGCCCTGGGGTGATTATGAGACCATCGATATGGCAGACAGATACCAGGTAAAGCGCATCACCGTAAAGCCCGGTGCTAAACTGTCTTTGCAGAAACATTATCACCGGGCAGAGCACTGGACCGTTGTATCCGGGACTGCTATTGTAACCAAAGGTACTGAAGAGATCCTGTTAAAAGAAGACCAGTCTATCTATATTCCCCTTGGCACCATGCATCGTCTTGAAAATCCGGGAAAAATTCCCCTGGAACTGATAGAGGTTCAATCGGGTCCATACCTGGGAGAAGATGATATTGTCAGGTTTGATGATGTATATGGGCGTGGAAAAGAATCTGACACTAAATAA
- the murJ gene encoding murein biosynthesis integral membrane protein MurJ — MTQTSTFKKIGFASFIMMASAFASRIIGLVRETAIAWMGGASTGVDAYQVAFVIPEILNHVVASGFLSITFIPIFTRYLAENKEIEGYRVFSVILNCFGSVLFIFICLSMIFAPELICVLAPGLKNGPAFDLAVRMTRIIIPAQLFFFAGGLFNAVQFSKERFLFPALVPLVYNTGIIAGGIFLYPVLGMEGFAWGVLAGAFCGSFLLQLFGAKRVGLIYMPIFNFRHPDMIKYVLLTLPLMLGLTMTFSTEILMKFFGSFLNEGSISALNYALRIMFILVGLFGNAVGVASYPFMAKIAAKKDFSGLNAIINQTLKYIFIVMPFSVVFMILNKEVVAILFQRGAFDAHDAALTSGVLPYFMAGAFAFSAQTIVSRGFFAVQNTLFPALFSTVCVALSLPLLYFAMTAMGIKGVALGLSLSVIITTGTLFEVWSRRTQNAGRSEVYTFFGVMLVVSIVVWLILKAVYAEIMHIISITGFFAHIFICIIVGTLFLIILAGIGKFFKIREVNTLYTKVLKKTGLLKNTINGKS; from the coding sequence ATGACACAAACCTCAACTTTTAAAAAAATCGGATTTGCCTCATTTATCATGATGGCATCGGCATTTGCCAGCAGGATTATCGGTCTTGTGCGCGAAACTGCCATTGCTTGGATGGGCGGTGCAAGCACAGGCGTCGACGCGTACCAGGTAGCGTTTGTGATCCCTGAAATTTTGAACCATGTGGTGGCGTCAGGTTTTTTATCCATTACCTTCATTCCCATCTTTACCCGTTATCTTGCTGAAAATAAAGAAATAGAAGGGTATCGGGTTTTTTCCGTTATTCTGAACTGTTTTGGTTCAGTTCTTTTTATTTTTATCTGTCTTTCCATGATTTTTGCGCCCGAACTGATTTGTGTACTTGCTCCCGGACTTAAAAACGGTCCGGCCTTTGACCTTGCCGTCCGCATGACCCGGATTATTATCCCGGCCCAGCTTTTCTTTTTTGCCGGGGGCCTGTTCAATGCCGTACAATTCTCAAAGGAACGATTTCTTTTCCCCGCTCTTGTACCATTGGTTTACAATACCGGTATTATTGCGGGCGGTATATTTTTGTATCCGGTTCTGGGCATGGAAGGATTTGCCTGGGGTGTGCTTGCAGGCGCTTTTTGCGGCAGTTTCCTGCTTCAGCTGTTTGGCGCCAAAAGGGTCGGCCTGATTTATATGCCGATTTTTAATTTCAGGCATCCTGATATGATCAAATACGTATTGTTAACGTTACCTCTGATGCTTGGCCTGACCATGACCTTTTCCACGGAAATCTTGATGAAATTCTTTGGGTCGTTTTTAAACGAGGGAAGCATTTCTGCCCTGAATTACGCCCTTCGCATCATGTTTATACTGGTAGGGCTCTTTGGCAACGCTGTTGGTGTGGCCTCCTATCCGTTCATGGCAAAAATTGCTGCCAAAAAAGATTTTTCCGGCCTAAATGCCATCATCAACCAAACCCTTAAATACATCTTCATTGTGATGCCCTTCTCTGTTGTTTTTATGATTCTGAATAAAGAGGTTGTGGCCATTTTATTCCAACGCGGGGCATTTGACGCCCATGATGCGGCCCTAACATCAGGAGTGCTGCCGTATTTCATGGCTGGTGCTTTTGCTTTTTCCGCCCAGACCATCGTTTCCCGGGGGTTCTTTGCCGTTCAAAACACATTATTCCCAGCCCTTTTTTCCACTGTGTGCGTGGCATTAAGTCTGCCGCTGCTCTATTTTGCAATGACCGCCATGGGGATCAAAGGCGTGGCTTTGGGACTGTCTTTGTCCGTGATCATTACCACAGGCACCTTATTTGAAGTATGGAGCAGAAGAACCCAAAACGCCGGACGATCAGAGGTCTACACCTTCTTTGGTGTAATGCTAGTGGTCAGTATCGTGGTATGGCTGATTCTAAAAGCAGTATATGCTGAAATTATGCATATCATATCGATCACCGGTTTTTTTGCCCATATATTCATATGTATTATTGTCGGCACGTTATTTTTAATCATTTTGGCAGGTATTGGAAAATTTTTTAAAATCAGAGAGGTCAATACGCTTTATACCAAGGTCCTGAAAAAAACAGGGTTGCTCAAAAATACAATCAATGGAAAAAGTTGA
- a CDS encoding metalloregulator ArsR/SmtB family transcription factor yields the protein MEIIKQFKALSDPTRLRLLFILEHFELNVNEIVSVVNMVQSGVSRHLKILLEAGLLVSRKDGSFMYYTTNKKGYNRELAVLACRQLEIDPVFQEDLARTQQCITLRKNKSRRFFKTAAPRWDRLKKQILGNFNPTLVFEPHLQEASIIADLGCGTGEMLAALLDSGKKTLIGVDVSPEMLEQARLRLPESSNLELRIGELEHLPMREQEADAALMSMVLYHVSEPEKAIQEVYRVLNPGGLFLLVDFLKHNQEQIKDIIGGVWLGFTRRQISGWMDRTGFNLKHIESYPVEKTLTLNFYLAQK from the coding sequence ATGGAAATCATAAAACAGTTTAAGGCCTTATCTGACCCCACCCGGTTGCGGCTTTTGTTTATCCTGGAACATTTTGAACTCAATGTGAATGAAATTGTTTCCGTGGTGAATATGGTGCAGTCCGGGGTCTCCCGGCATTTGAAAATTCTGCTTGAAGCAGGCTTGCTGGTTTCTCGCAAAGACGGCAGTTTCATGTACTATACCACGAATAAAAAAGGATATAACCGGGAACTTGCTGTCCTTGCCTGCCGACAGCTTGAAATCGATCCTGTATTTCAGGAAGATCTTGCCCGCACACAGCAATGTATTACGCTGAGAAAAAATAAATCCCGACGTTTTTTTAAGACCGCTGCGCCTCGGTGGGACCGTTTGAAAAAACAGATTCTTGGTAATTTTAATCCCACCCTTGTGTTTGAACCTCATCTTCAAGAGGCCTCAATTATTGCTGATCTCGGTTGTGGCACCGGAGAGATGCTTGCCGCTCTCCTTGACAGTGGGAAAAAGACCCTTATCGGCGTGGATGTCTCTCCTGAAATGCTTGAACAGGCCAGGCTTAGATTGCCGGAAAGCTCGAATCTAGAGCTTCGCATCGGAGAGCTGGAACATCTTCCCATGCGTGAACAGGAGGCTGATGCCGCGCTGATGAGTATGGTGTTGTACCACGTGTCTGAACCTGAAAAGGCAATTCAGGAAGTATACCGGGTGCTTAACCCCGGAGGCTTGTTTCTTCTGGTGGATTTTTTAAAACACAATCAGGAACAGATCAAAGATATTATCGGCGGGGTCTGGCTGGGGTTTACCCGTCGGCAGATTTCAGGGTGGATGGATCGGACAGGTTTTAATTTGAAGCATATTGAATCCTATCCGGTTGAAAAAACATTGACCTTAAATTTTTATCTAGCACAAAAATAA
- the hutI gene encoding imidazolonepropionase translates to MPHTQPPWDTLFVHADIATMAHGRYNIIKDGAIGVSNGKIQWIGPYEQLQTDPTIANEVIDCKDQWILPGFVDCHTHLIWAGSRSNEFEMRLSGASYEQIAKQGGGIASTVTAVREASEDRLFTIASQRISHFLSRGTTCVEIKSGYGLDLENELKMLAVADRLNQHFPLHICPTFLGAHALPPEYKGRADDYVDLIIDTMLPGIKRQEIACAVDVFCESIAFSLAQTKRLFTAATDMGLPVKLHAEQLSDSGGAALAAQFNALSCDHLEYLSLDGVKAMAHAGVTAVLLPGAYYMLKQTRTPPVKNLIRLDVPMALATDLNPGTSPVYDMAAVMNMGCVLFGLTCEQALAGATINGAKALGLDNRKGSLETGKDADFVVWDIDSPADLSYQMGICCVNKVVITGKIAYNT, encoded by the coding sequence ATGCCCCATACACAGCCACCCTGGGACACCCTGTTTGTTCATGCAGATATCGCCACCATGGCCCATGGCCGCTACAACATCATCAAAGATGGGGCCATTGGCGTGTCCAACGGAAAAATCCAGTGGATCGGCCCCTATGAACAATTACAAACCGACCCAACCATTGCCAATGAAGTCATTGACTGCAAGGACCAGTGGATACTGCCCGGATTTGTCGACTGTCACACCCATTTGATCTGGGCCGGTTCCAGATCCAATGAATTTGAAATGCGTCTATCCGGTGCAAGCTACGAACAAATTGCAAAGCAGGGGGGCGGCATTGCCTCCACAGTTACGGCGGTGCGTGAAGCATCCGAAGACCGGCTCTTTACCATCGCATCCCAGCGCATCAGCCATTTTTTAAGCCGGGGCACCACCTGCGTAGAAATAAAATCCGGATATGGCTTGGATCTTGAAAATGAATTGAAGATGCTGGCCGTGGCAGATCGCCTGAATCAACACTTTCCTTTACATATTTGCCCCACCTTTCTTGGCGCCCATGCCCTGCCCCCGGAATACAAAGGCCGTGCTGACGACTATGTGGATCTTATCATCGACACCATGCTGCCCGGCATCAAACGCCAGGAAATTGCCTGCGCAGTGGATGTATTCTGTGAATCAATCGCTTTTTCTTTAGCACAGACTAAACGACTGTTTACCGCTGCCACCGATATGGGCCTGCCGGTCAAACTCCATGCCGAACAACTCTCGGATTCAGGTGGCGCAGCCCTTGCCGCACAATTTAACGCGCTGTCCTGTGATCATCTGGAATACCTTTCCCTTGACGGCGTAAAAGCTATGGCCCATGCAGGTGTAACAGCCGTGCTTCTGCCCGGCGCTTATTACATGCTTAAACAGACCCGCACACCGCCGGTGAAAAATCTTATCCGCCTGGACGTCCCAATGGCCCTGGCCACGGACCTGAATCCGGGCACAAGCCCGGTTTATGACATGGCCGCAGTGATGAACATGGGTTGTGTGCTGTTCGGGCTGACCTGTGAACAGGCCCTGGCCGGTGCCACCATCAACGGAGCAAAAGCCCTGGGCCTTGACAACCGCAAAGGCAGCCTGGAGACAGGAAAAGATGCCGACTTTGTGGTGTGGGACATTGATTCCCCCGCCGATCTGAGCTATCAGATGGGCATCTGCTGCGTAAACAAGGTTGTGATTACAGGCAAAATCGCATATAACACCTAA
- a CDS encoding metallophosphoesterase — MRIYAVADIHGKPEHMESIYGILDQYQPELMVVPGDMTHFFNWSTVLSQLDSLPVPVLAIRGNTDLKRIEPRIKKAANITLLTPTPLKVKGFSFVGTSGALPFPFANKICLNENNRLAALPNPLEPDTVLVVHVPPKGACDRVGKKIHAGSRQLARFIKAASPSLVLCGHIHEDFGVRTLNQSTVVNCAIAGPGLGAIIDLEKNAPPKVNLLQSNTPQN, encoded by the coding sequence ATGCGTATATATGCAGTTGCAGACATTCACGGCAAACCCGAACATATGGAATCCATTTACGGGATTTTAGACCAGTACCAGCCGGAGTTGATGGTTGTCCCCGGGGACATGACCCATTTTTTCAACTGGTCCACCGTTCTTTCCCAGCTTGACAGCCTGCCGGTTCCTGTTCTTGCGATTCGGGGCAATACGGATTTAAAACGCATTGAACCCCGGATAAAAAAAGCAGCCAACATTACGCTGCTAACGCCAACCCCCCTCAAAGTTAAGGGTTTTTCGTTTGTCGGAACTTCGGGTGCCCTGCCTTTTCCCTTTGCCAACAAAATCTGCCTGAATGAAAATAACCGACTTGCGGCCCTGCCCAATCCTCTGGAACCGGATACGGTACTTGTCGTCCATGTGCCGCCAAAGGGGGCGTGCGACCGTGTGGGCAAAAAAATCCATGCCGGGAGCCGGCAACTGGCCCGGTTTATCAAAGCCGCATCTCCAAGCCTTGTACTTTGCGGTCATATCCACGAAGATTTCGGCGTTAGAACCCTAAATCAAAGTACCGTGGTGAACTGTGCCATCGCAGGTCCGGGATTAGGTGCCATCATTGACCTTGAAAAAAATGCACCCCCCAAGGTTAATCTTTTGCAATCAAATACACCCCAAAATTAA
- a CDS encoding universal stress protein — translation MKILVGYKGTNIGQDLLKLAAEHAKAFNATVLVVTSMLEGTEKDQKKILEAEKNLDQAQVFFKDQGLTCEKHLLIRGMEAGEDIVAFANEKNVEEIIIGVKSRSNVGKLLFGSTAQTVILEADCPVVSVR, via the coding sequence ATGAAAATTCTCGTTGGATATAAGGGTACCAATATCGGGCAGGACCTGCTCAAGCTTGCCGCAGAGCATGCAAAAGCGTTTAATGCCACGGTGCTGGTTGTCACCTCCATGTTGGAGGGAACTGAAAAGGACCAGAAAAAAATCCTGGAAGCAGAAAAAAACCTGGACCAGGCACAGGTTTTTTTCAAAGACCAGGGATTAACCTGTGAAAAACATCTTCTGATCCGTGGCATGGAGGCCGGGGAGGACATTGTTGCGTTTGCAAATGAAAAAAATGTGGAAGAAATTATCATTGGCGTAAAAAGCCGTTCAAATGTAGGAAAACTATTGTTTGGTTCCACGGCGCAAACAGTGATTCTTGAGGCGGACTGTCCGGTTGTCAGTGTAAGGTAA
- a CDS encoding metal-dependent hydrolase codes for MKLRYFSHSAFQITCDDGSKILIDPFFDNNPTSPVKAEDVEADYILISHGHWDHLGDTLSIADRCNALCICENELGSYLGTKGLNVHRMHIGGAFMFDFGRVKLTQALHSSVTPDNVCHGTPTGFVITINGITLYHTGDTGLFSDMKLIGQLDNIHTMMVPIGDNFTMGIEDAAIACDFVKPVQAVPMHYNTFDVIQADPQDFCAKISANGIECKIMNFGDQITI; via the coding sequence ATGAAACTTAGATATTTTTCCCACTCTGCTTTTCAAATTACTTGTGATGACGGGTCAAAAATTCTGATTGACCCTTTTTTTGATAATAATCCCACATCTCCGGTCAAAGCCGAAGATGTGGAGGCCGACTATATTCTGATCAGCCACGGTCATTGGGATCATCTTGGAGATACCCTGAGCATTGCCGATAGATGCAATGCGTTGTGCATCTGTGAAAACGAACTTGGCTCTTATTTGGGGACTAAGGGACTTAACGTCCATAGAATGCACATCGGCGGCGCTTTTATGTTTGATTTCGGCAGGGTAAAGCTGACCCAGGCGCTTCACAGCTCCGTTACCCCGGATAATGTCTGCCACGGCACCCCCACAGGTTTTGTGATCACCATCAACGGCATCACCCTTTATCATACGGGAGACACCGGGTTGTTTTCCGATATGAAACTTATTGGACAGCTTGACAATATTCATACTATGATGGTGCCCATCGGCGATAATTTTACCATGGGAATTGAAGATGCGGCCATAGCTTGTGATTTTGTTAAACCAGTCCAGGCTGTTCCCATGCACTACAACACGTTTGACGTAATTCAGGCCGATCCCCAAGATTTTTGCGCCAAAATCAGTGCTAACGGCATTGAATGTAAAATTATGAATTTTGGTGACCAGATCACTATTTAA